A stretch of Hemitrygon akajei unplaced genomic scaffold, sHemAka1.3 Scf000049, whole genome shotgun sequence DNA encodes these proteins:
- the LOC140721019 gene encoding uncharacterized protein, producing the protein MAHQRVYTGEWPFTCSDCGKGFTCSSKLKLHQRVHTGERPFTCSECGKRFTQSSHLQRHQSVHTGERPFTCSDCGKGFTCSSELKLHQKFHSGVRPFTCSVCGKGFTLSSQLLRHQSVHTRERPFICSDCGKGFIESSSLQRHQSVHTGKWRFSCSDCGKGFNRSSHLQTHQSAHTGKWPFTCSDCGKGFNRSSHLLRHQSAHTGKWPFTCSDCGKGFIWSSTLKAHQRVHTRERTFTCSECGKGFIRSSTLKVHQRVHTGERLFTCSDCGKGFIRSSDLLAHQSVHTGESPFTCSDCGKGFTRSSELKAHQSVHTGERPFTCSDCGKGFTRSSQLKVHQKIHTDERPFTCSDCGKAFSRSSDLIAHQSVHTGEWPFTCSDCGKGFTQSSTHKAHQRVHTGKRPFSCSDCGKGFTCSSQLKVHQRVHTGERPFTCSDCGKGFTCSSQLKVHQRVHTGVRPFTCSDCGKRFTCSSYLKVHQRVHTGERPFTCSQCGKGFTGSSQLQRHHQVHTGEKRFTCSDCGKRFSQSSHLQTHQSTHTGKWPFTCSDCGKGFSHSSQLKAHQPVHTGERPFTCSDCGKGFTQSSHLRRHQRLHTGEKPFTCSECGKGFTRSSELRAHQSVHTGERPFTCSVCGKGFTRSSYLLKHQRVHTR; encoded by the coding sequence atggctcaccagcgagtttacactggggagtggccgttcacctgctcggactgtgggaagggattcacttgttcatctaaactgaagttacatcagcgagttcacactggagagaggccgtttacctgctcagagtgtgggaagcgattcactcagtcatctcacctacagagacaccagtcagttcacactggggagaggccgttcacctgctcagactgtgggaagggattcacttgctcatctgaaCTGAAGCTACATCAGAAATTTCACTCGGGggtgaggccattcacctgctcagtctgtgggaagggattcactttgtcatctcagctactgagacaccagtcagttcacaccagaGAGAGGCCAtttatctgctcagactgtgggaagggattcattgaaTCATCCTCCCTCCAGAGACACCAGTCCGTTCACACTGGGAAGTGGCGGTTcagctgttcagactgtgggaagggattcaatcggtcATCTcaccttcagacacaccagtcagcCCACACAGGGAaatggccgttcacctgctcagactgtgggaagggattcaatcggtcatctcacctactgagacaccagtcagcccACACAGGGAaatggccgttcacctgctcagactgtgggaagggattcatttggtCATCCACCTTAAaggcacatcagcgagttcacaccagggagaggacattcacctgctcagagtgtgggaagggattcattcggtcatcgaccctaaaggtacatcagcgagttcacactggggagaggctgttcacctgctcagactgtgggaagggattcattcggtcatccgacctacttgcacaccagtcagttcacactggagagagtccgttcacttgctcagactgtgggaagggattcactcgctcatctgaactgaaggcacaccagtcagttcacaccggagagaggccgttcacctgctccgactgtgggaagggattcactcggtcatcacaactgaaggtacatcagaaaATTCACACTgacgagaggccgttcacctgctcagactgcgggaaggcattcagtcggtcatctgacctaattgcacaccagtcagttcatactggggagtggccattcacctgctcagactgtgggaaaggattcactcagtcatccacacataaggcacaccagcgagttcacactgggaagcggccgttctcctgctcggactgtgggaagggattcacttgctcatcccaactgaaggtacatcagcgagttcacactggggagagaccattcacctgctcggactgtgggaagggattcacttgctcatcccaactgaaggtacatcagcgagttcacactggggtgaggccattcacctgctcagactgtgggaagcgattcacttgctcatcctatctgaaggtacatcagagagttcacactggggaaaggccgttcacctgctcacagTGTGGCAAAGGATTCACTGgatcatcccaactacagagacaccatcaagttcacactggggagaagcggtttacctgctcagactgtggaaagagattcagtcagtcatctcacctacagacacaccagtcaACTCACACAGGGaaatggccattcacctgctcagactgtgggaagggattctctcactcatctcaactgaaggcacATCagccagttcacactggggaaaggccattcacctgctcagactgtgggaaaggattcactcagtcatcccacctacggagacaccagcgacttcacactggggagaagccgttcacctgctcagagtgtgggaaaggattcactcggtcatccgaactacgtgcacaccagtcagttcatactggggagaggccattcacttgctcagtgtgtggaaagggattcactcgatcatcctatctactgaaacaccagcgagttcacactaggtAG
- the LOC140721032 gene encoding uncharacterized protein, whose protein sequence is MAHQRVQTGVRPFTCSDCGMRFTRSSTLQSHQRVHTGEKPFTCSDCGKGFTLSSHLLTHQRVHTGEKPFTCSVCGKRFTQSSHLQIHQRVHTGEKPFICSECGKRFTDSSTQQRHQRVHTGERPFTCSVCGKGFINSSSLLTHQRVHTGEKPFTCSECGKGFTRLSSLQSHQHVHTGEKPFICSDCGKGFTRSFDLMAHQRVHTGERPFTCSDCGKGFTLASILVRHQRLHTGEKPFNCSVCEKRFINSSSLLTHQRVHTGEKPFTCSVCGKGFTQSSHLQSHQKVHTGEKPFTCSECGKRFTDSSTLQSHQKVHTGEKPFTCSVCGKGFTRSSHLLTHQRVHTGEKPFTCSVCGKKFTSSSNLQRHQSVHTREKPFTCSVCGKGFTQSSKLKVHQRVHTGEKPFTCSVCGKGFTRSFHLLTHQRVHTGEKPFTCSVCGKRFTDSSNLQRHQSVHTGEKPFTCSVCGKGFTSSSNLLSHQSVHTGEKPFTCSVCGKGFIRSSKLKVHQRVHTGEKPFTCSVCGKGFTQSSTLQKHQSVHTF, encoded by the coding sequence atggcacaccagcgagttcagacTGGGGtgcggccgttcacttgctcggactgtgggatgagattcactcggtcatccaccctacagagtcaccagcgagttcacactggggagaagccattcacctgctcagactgtgggaagggattcactttgtcatctcacctactgacacaccagcgagttcacactggggagaagccgttcacctgctcagtctgtgggaagagattcactcagtcatcccacctacagatacatcagcgagttcacactggggagaagccattcatctgctcagaatgtgggaagagattcactgattcatccacccaacagagacaccagcgagttcacactggggagaggccattcacctgctcagtctgtgggaagggattcatcaactcttccagcctactgacacaccagcgagttcacactggggagaagccattcacctgctcagaatgtgggaagggattcactcggttatccagcctgcagagtcatcagcatgttcacactggggagaagccgttcatctgctcagactgtgggaagggattcactcggtcatttgacctaatggctcaccagcgagttcacaccggggagcggccgtttacctgctcagactgtgggaagggattcactttggcaTCAATACTAGTGAGacaccagcgacttcacactggggagaagccgttcaactgctcagtctgtgagaagagattcatcaactcttccagcctactgacacaccagcgagttcacactggggagaagccattcacctgctccgtctgcgggaagggatttactcagtcatcccacctacagagtcaccagaaagttcacactggggagaagccattcacctgctcagaatgtgggaagagattcactgattcatccaccctacagagtcaccagaaagttcacactggggagaagccattcacctgctcagtctgtgggaagggattcactcggtcatctcacctactgacacaccagcgagttcacactggggagaagccattcacctgctcagtctgtgggaagaaattcacttcgtcatccaacctgcagagacatcagtcagttcacaccagggagaaaccgttcacctgctcagtctgtgggaagggattcactcaatcatctaaactgaaggtacatcagcgagttcacactggggagaaaccgttcacctgctcagtctgtgggaagggattcactcggtcatttcacctgctgacacaccagcgagttcacactggggagaagccattcacctgctcagtctgtgggaagagattcactgattcatccaacctgcagagacatcagtcagttcacaccggggagaaaccgttcacctgctcagtctgtgggaagggattcacttcgtcatccaacctgctgagtcatcagtcagttcacactggggagaaaccgttcacctgctcagtctgtggaaagggattcattcggtcatctaaactgaaggtacatcagcgagttcacactggggagaaaccattcacctgctcagtctgtgggaagggattcactcagtcctccaccctacagaaacaccagtcagttcacacattTTGa